Proteins from one Methanobrevibacter sp. V74 genomic window:
- a CDS encoding SseB family protein yields the protein MTNHKHLRVVLEDIYLNNNELTNELTLRLINEFRYSNLFIPAKRDDSNLNFIIYEDDDHRLTPLFTGSDEFHKFFKDEEDIELLQNSFELYQNILKTSNIEGYILNPATEKYVFDKEFVLDIKHIPKTNFYNTSTYSKEEIKQLKDNIDNAGLEEFISNPNNIGNYEALFDKLANSTLLTLMVSDVDLSSKAKIGIVSMMDSGPLAQMYCDNVGGVYATIFSSEDKLKLVKTNQFKYSQVINLAMLVNFVLCEDMDGIVLNPDSDSVLITRSTLLKYSLGFEKFANDERLADSIYYMFLL from the coding sequence ATGACTAATCACAAGCATTTACGAGTAGTTTTAGAAGATATCTACTTAAACAATAATGAATTAACAAATGAATTAACTTTAAGATTAATAAATGAATTTAGATATTCGAATTTATTTATCCCAGCAAAAAGAGACGATTCGAATCTGAATTTTATAATCTATGAAGATGATGACCATCGTCTTACTCCACTTTTTACAGGCTCTGATGAGTTTCATAAATTCTTTAAGGATGAAGAGGATATAGAATTATTGCAGAATTCCTTTGAATTGTATCAAAACATTTTAAAAACAAGTAACATTGAAGGATATATTTTAAATCCTGCAACTGAGAAATATGTTTTTGATAAGGAATTTGTCTTAGATATTAAGCACATTCCGAAAACTAATTTTTACAATACCAGTACTTACTCTAAAGAGGAAATTAAACAATTAAAAGATAATATTGATAATGCTGGCTTAGAGGAGTTTATCTCAAATCCAAATAATATAGGGAACTATGAAGCTTTGTTTGATAAGCTAGCTAATTCAACATTATTAACATTAATGGTAAGTGATGTTGATTTAAGTTCAAAAGCTAAAATTGGCATTGTTTCTATGATGGATTCAGGTCCACTTGCACAGATGTACTGCGACAATGTTGGTGGAGTTTATGCTACTATATTTTCAAGTGAAGATAAATTAAAACTTGTTAAAACTAATCAATTTAAGTATTCCCAAGTAATTAATCTAGCCATGTTGGTTAATTTTGTTTTATGTGAAGATATGGATGGGATTGTTTTAAATCCGGATAGTGATAGTGTTTTAATTACAAGATCAACACTTCTTAAATACTCCCTTGGATTTGAAAAATTTGCTAATGATGAAAGATTGGCGGATTCAATTTATTACATGTTTTTATTATGA
- a CDS encoding UPF0280 family protein — MIIMNIDIGETHIRLTSDLANHNLKHYIYSLRADLKVYINHNPDFLYTLEPIKLKNNNLPLIIKKMYESSNLADVGPMACVAGTISELSLNYLMERKSKFSIVENGGDIALINNKKVLCGIYSGNKILGNDIAFEIKRRKYPLGICTSSGKIGHSISFGSSDSVTVLSNSPSLSDALATRIANDVCGGSSEDKLTNALETTDLYKEFFDGVLIISDDKVATVGRLPNMVETKNFDTC, encoded by the coding sequence ATTATTATTATGAATATTGACATTGGCGAAACTCATATCAGGTTGACAAGTGATTTGGCAAATCACAACCTGAAACATTATATTTATTCTCTCCGTGCTGATTTAAAGGTATATATTAATCACAATCCTGATTTTTTATATACATTAGAGCCAATCAAATTAAAAAACAATAATTTGCCATTAATTATTAAAAAAATGTATGAATCATCTAACTTGGCGGATGTCGGTCCTATGGCATGTGTTGCAGGTACAATATCTGAACTGTCACTTAATTATTTAATGGAAAGAAAATCAAAATTCTCTATTGTAGAAAACGGTGGGGATATTGCACTTATAAACAATAAAAAAGTATTGTGCGGCATTTATTCTGGAAATAAGATTTTAGGCAATGATATTGCTTTTGAGATTAAAAGAAGAAAATATCCCTTGGGAATATGTACTTCTTCAGGTAAAATCGGCCATTCAATTAGTTTTGGCTCTTCAGATAGTGTTACGGTTTTATCGAATTCCCCATCACTTTCAGATGCTCTTGCAACTAGAATTGCCAATGATGTTTGTGGTGGGAGTAGTGAGGATAAATTGACAAATGCTTTAGAAACTACCGATTTATATAAAGAATTTTTTGATGGAGTTTTAATCATATCTGATGATAAAGTGGCAACTGTAGGTAGGTTGCCTAATATGGTAGAGACTAAAAATTTTGACACCTGTTAA
- a CDS encoding zinc-ribbon domain-containing protein → MSKYCPSCGEELIDDAKFCKSCGENLKNSNTGQTTENATQQVPPVVENEHKAAIVIGYIFSILIPLIGLIAGIYLITRKDSQKAKKHGKYVLIISVIVWILSFIIMRG, encoded by the coding sequence ATGTCAAAATATTGTCCTTCATGTGGAGAAGAACTTATAGATGATGCGAAATTTTGTAAAAGTTGCGGTGAAAATTTAAAAAATTCTAATACAGGACAGACAACTGAAAATGCAACTCAGCAAGTCCCACCTGTTGTTGAAAATGAGCATAAAGCAGCAATCGTTATTGGGTATATTTTCAGTATTTTAATTCCATTAATAGGTTTAATTGCTGGAATATATCTTATTACAAGAAAAGACTCTCAAAAAGCTAAGAAACATGGAAAATATGTACTAATAATCTCAGTAATCGTATGGATCTTGTCATTTATTATAATGAGGGGTTAA
- a CDS encoding 2,3-diphosphoglycerate synthetase: MKSLTKMLCLVDGEHYLPVTQEAIDTLNDLDHIDVAGAVFIGGTEKLRDDSEESYSEKLGIPVQFAKDKDIPYDIIVEMIRKYDIETVFDLSDEPILDYPKRFKIACKVLNEGISYEGPDFKFEPPTQYDVMKKASITILGTGKRIGKTAVSGFISRLIDKNGYEPCVIAMGRGGPEEPEIVHGEELEINAEFLLAQSKKGVHAASDHWEDALMSRILTIGCRRCGGGMAGEVFLTNMKKGAKLANEVDAKFAIFEGSGAAIPPIKTNKQITLIGANQPIKNLTNYFGPYRIALGELVILTMCEEPMCSNEKIKEIEEFVSEVNPNATVISTVFRPKALDDISGKKVLFATTAPEEVKGKLVAYLEDNFDCKVIGTTAHLSNRPLLREDMEKYMDEADVMLTELKAAAVDVATKDAIEHGLEVVYCDNIPIPIDDSYPDLTESVLELVDSAIDDFNKSS; the protein is encoded by the coding sequence ATGAAATCTCTAACTAAAATGCTATGTTTAGTTGACGGCGAACATTATCTTCCAGTCACACAAGAAGCAATAGATACATTAAATGATCTAGATCATATTGATGTCGCAGGTGCTGTTTTTATTGGAGGAACAGAAAAACTAAGAGATGATTCAGAAGAATCATACTCTGAAAAGTTAGGCATTCCAGTTCAATTTGCAAAAGATAAAGATATTCCCTATGACATTATTGTAGAAATGATAAGAAAATATGATATTGAAACTGTTTTTGATTTAAGTGATGAACCTATACTCGATTATCCTAAAAGATTTAAAATTGCATGTAAAGTTTTAAATGAAGGAATAAGTTATGAAGGACCTGATTTTAAATTTGAACCGCCAACACAATATGATGTTATGAAAAAAGCATCAATTACCATACTTGGAACCGGAAAAAGAATAGGCAAAACCGCCGTATCCGGATTCATATCCAGATTAATTGATAAAAACGGTTATGAACCATGCGTAATTGCAATGGGTCGAGGGGGACCTGAAGAGCCTGAAATTGTACATGGTGAAGAATTAGAAATCAATGCCGAATTTTTACTTGCACAATCTAAAAAAGGAGTTCATGCAGCTAGTGATCACTGGGAAGATGCGCTGATGAGCAGAATATTGACCATCGGTTGCAGACGTTGCGGTGGAGGAATGGCTGGTGAAGTATTCCTAACCAATATGAAAAAAGGAGCCAAATTAGCTAATGAAGTCGATGCTAAATTCGCTATTTTTGAAGGAAGCGGAGCAGCAATACCTCCAATTAAAACAAATAAACAAATTACATTAATTGGAGCAAATCAACCTATTAAAAACTTAACCAATTATTTTGGACCATATAGAATTGCACTTGGAGAATTAGTTATTTTAACAATGTGTGAAGAACCGATGTGCAGCAATGAAAAAATAAAAGAAATTGAAGAGTTTGTAAGTGAAGTTAACCCAAATGCTACTGTAATATCAACAGTATTTAGACCTAAGGCACTTGATGATATTAGTGGCAAAAAGGTATTATTTGCAACAACAGCTCCTGAAGAGGTTAAAGGCAAATTAGTAGCTTACCTAGAGGACAACTTTGACTGTAAGGTTATTGGAACAACAGCGCACTTATCAAACAGACCATTATTACGTGAGGATATGGAAAAATATATGGATGAAGCAGATGTAATGTTAACTGAGCTTAAAGCTGCTGCAGTAGATGTTGCAACTAAGGATGCAATAGAGCATGGGCTAGAAGTAGTCTACTGTGACAATATCCCCATACCAATCGATGATTCATATCCTGATTTAACTGAATCCGTACTTGAATTAGTAGATTCAGCAATTGATGATTTTAATAAATCATCATGA
- a CDS encoding ATP-binding protein, whose product MVERKMYMDKIESFMDKDLIKIITGVRRSGKSFFLNLIINELIKKGVNKEDILLIDLELPKYNHINSKEQLDEIVLEFINKQENKVYLFFDEIQNVSKWEISINSYFKLPNVEVYITGSNSKLLSSELATYLTGRYVSIEMYPFSFNEFIEYKKELNEKPMMNNELNSEIENYFDEYLNYGGFPVAIATNTNKEIILNDLYASIVLRDIVERYEIRNIGLFNRIIKFLISNVGNLISVNSLYRYLKHEKLEIGKATIYNYLKYLEDAYILSKISREDILGKKEITGSEKYYLIDQGFYKSKLDEKQQNIGRIIENIIYLELIRNDYKVTIGYVNDLEIDFICRKDGKKIYIQVAYILNDVKTLNREFKPLMKVKDNYPKYVLTMDKFNHSRDGIDHINIINFLRNSEEIL is encoded by the coding sequence ATGGTTGAAAGAAAGATGTATATGGATAAAATCGAGAGCTTTATGGATAAAGATTTAATTAAAATAATAACCGGTGTAAGGCGTTCAGGCAAATCCTTTTTCTTAAATTTGATCATTAACGAATTGATTAAAAAAGGAGTTAATAAAGAAGATATTCTTTTAATTGATTTAGAACTTCCAAAATATAACCACATCAATTCAAAAGAACAATTAGATGAAATCGTTTTAGAATTTATCAACAAACAGGAAAATAAAGTTTATTTGTTTTTTGATGAAATACAAAATGTTTCAAAATGGGAAATTAGTATAAATAGCTATTTTAAATTGCCAAATGTTGAAGTTTATATTACAGGATCAAATTCAAAATTATTATCCAGTGAACTTGCAACTTATCTTACAGGCAGATATGTTTCGATTGAAATGTACCCTTTTTCATTTAATGAATTTATTGAATATAAGAAGGAGCTTAATGAAAAACCTATGATGAATAATGAGTTGAATAGTGAAATTGAGAATTATTTTGATGAATATTTAAATTATGGCGGTTTTCCAGTAGCCATTGCAACAAACACTAATAAGGAAATAATACTGAATGATTTATATGCATCGATAGTTTTACGAGACATCGTTGAACGCTATGAAATTAGAAATATTGGATTATTTAATAGGATTATAAAGTTCTTAATTAGTAATGTTGGTAATTTAATATCCGTTAATTCATTATATAGATATTTAAAACATGAAAAATTGGAAATAGGAAAAGCAACAATTTATAATTATCTAAAATATTTAGAAGATGCTTATATTTTATCAAAAATATCTCGTGAGGACATATTAGGAAAAAAAGAAATCACCGGTTCAGAAAAATACTATTTAATAGATCAAGGTTTTTATAAATCCAAATTAGATGAAAAACAGCAAAATATTGGAAGAATTATTGAAAATATAATATATCTGGAATTAATTAGAAACGATTATAAAGTTACAATCGGATATGTTAATGATTTGGAAATAGATTTCATATGCAGAAAGGATGGTAAAAAAATCTACATTCAGGTTGCTTATATTTTAAATGATGTGAAAACACTTAATCGTGAATTTAAACCATTAATGAAAGTTAAAGACAATTATCCTAAATATGTTTTAACTATGGATAAATTTAATCATTCTAGAGATGGAATAGACCATATAAATATAATTAATTTCTTGAGAAATTCAGAAGAAATTCTTTAA
- a CDS encoding UPF0058 family protein produces MYKDEMIQMHQFLVYVLKYLAEDDQIKNDCSEYISLKISPHHIHKTKAEHKYAIFVLCKIISEIIAEREDNPIPNNVRNSLNDLVIRSQKELNAP; encoded by the coding sequence ATGTATAAAGACGAAATGATACAAATGCACCAATTCTTGGTATATGTTTTAAAATATTTAGCGGAAGATGACCAAATAAAAAATGACTGTAGCGAATACATTTCCCTAAAAATAAGCCCACATCATATTCACAAAACTAAAGCGGAACATAAATATGCTATTTTTGTTTTATGTAAGATTATTTCTGAAATAATAGCTGAAAGGGAGGATAATCCTATCCCTAATAATGTTCGCAATTCTTTAAATGATTTAGTTATTAGATCACAAAAGGAACTTAATGCACCATAA
- a CDS encoding ATP-dependent DNA helicase codes for MWQYSNYSKINPEVQKHFPFKNPRADQLETISEIVNAIDKGFKYIILEAGTGTGKSAIAYTLSSMYDSSYILTVTKQLQDQYVDDFNNLKLVKGRSNFRCQQDSTLSCDEGKCLLEEFSCDNTKSTCDYHYQKTAALNSKKVISNYFYMFLELNYVGDFTKRELLICDEAHNLEDTLMSQLTLEFSIDDLKNYLNFDITDELLYQLDNGDYDVWIQFILEICDNYQKEYDKIKFIDRPHLIEKKSFIKKEINDCRRLVENISHDPYSWIFDYNHDYKIIEFKPLKIDNYAQNNILRFGEVCIFMSATILDYKFFSKCLGIQESKIYPIRRKSPFDMKKNPIKTFEGINLSHKSIGKNAPKTIGIIKSILDMHKNEKGIIHTVSNTCKDYLINNLDNQRLIDHNTQNRIDQLNRFKNSNDSLVLISPSMNEGVDLPGELCSFQIIYKLPYPDLADKQIRLRANADGEWYNYKTALALIQTYGRGMRFHDDYCKTYFIDSRIKDFVKNDKFMPKEFKDLII; via the coding sequence ATGTGGCAGTATAGTAATTATTCAAAAATAAATCCTGAAGTTCAAAAGCACTTCCCATTCAAAAATCCAAGAGCGGATCAATTAGAAACCATTTCTGAAATTGTTAATGCAATAGATAAGGGTTTTAAATATATCATTCTTGAAGCTGGAACTGGAACAGGTAAATCAGCAATAGCTTATACATTATCATCAATGTATGATTCATCATACATACTGACTGTCACAAAACAATTGCAAGACCAATATGTGGATGATTTTAATAATTTGAAGCTTGTTAAAGGAAGATCTAACTTCAGATGCCAACAGGATTCAACTTTATCTTGTGATGAAGGCAAATGTCTTCTTGAAGAATTTTCATGTGATAATACTAAATCCACTTGTGATTATCACTATCAAAAAACCGCTGCTTTAAATTCAAAAAAAGTTATTTCTAATTATTTTTACATGTTTTTAGAACTTAATTATGTTGGAGATTTCACTAAAAGGGAATTATTGATCTGTGATGAAGCACATAACTTGGAAGATACATTAATGAGTCAATTAACACTTGAATTTTCAATTGATGATTTAAAAAACTACTTAAATTTTGACATTACAGATGAACTTCTCTATCAACTTGACAATGGGGATTATGATGTGTGGATTCAGTTTATCTTGGAGATTTGTGACAATTATCAAAAAGAATATGATAAAATCAAATTTATTGATAGGCCTCACTTAATCGAGAAAAAATCATTTATCAAAAAAGAAATCAACGATTGCAGGCGTTTAGTTGAAAATATTTCTCATGATCCGTATAGTTGGATATTTGATTATAATCATGATTATAAAATAATCGAATTCAAGCCATTAAAAATTGATAATTATGCTCAAAACAATATATTAAGATTTGGTGAAGTATGTATTTTTATGAGTGCCACAATACTTGATTATAAATTCTTTTCAAAGTGTCTTGGAATTCAAGAAAGCAAAATATATCCAATAAGACGTAAAAGTCCTTTTGATATGAAAAAAAATCCAATAAAAACATTTGAAGGCATTAATTTATCTCACAAATCCATTGGGAAAAACGCCCCAAAAACAATCGGCATTATTAAATCTATTTTAGATATGCACAAAAATGAAAAAGGAATAATACACACAGTAAGCAATACCTGTAAAGATTATTTGATTAATAATTTGGACAATCAAAGATTGATTGACCACAACACTCAAAATAGGATAGACCAACTTAATAGATTTAAAAATAGTAATGATTCCTTAGTATTAATATCTCCTTCAATGAATGAGGGAGTGGATTTGCCTGGTGAGTTATGTAGTTTTCAAATAATTTACAAGCTGCCTTATCCGGATTTGGCCGATAAGCAAATCCGCCTAAGAGCAAATGCTGATGGGGAGTGGTATAACTATAAGACGGCTTTAGCTTTAATTCAAACATATGGTAGAGGAATGAGATTTCACGATGATTATTGTAAGACATATTTTATAGACTCAAGGATTAAAGACTTCGTTAAAAATGATAAATTCATGCCTAAGGAATTTAAAGATTTAATTATCTAA